A single region of the Devosia sp. FJ2-5-3 genome encodes:
- a CDS encoding ABC transporter permease: protein MLVFYRLVVLAAVLAIWEGAASLGLVTEFTMSRPSRIFAWLGGALVDGFFWTNVIVTVRETLLGLFIGAVLGVASGFVLAQWRGVFRLLEPFIMALYSLPRVALAPLFLVWFGIGEGSKVALAASLVYFVLLLNTYTGILEIDRNLINAVRTMGASRTFIARRVLFPASLTFIFAGLRISIGLALIGTIVGEMIAGQYGLGQMISRAGNMFDTAQVFGIIIVLAVLAVLASEGMKLLERWVMRWRQSTESH, encoded by the coding sequence ATGCTTGTCTTTTATCGATTGGTTGTCCTGGCTGCCGTCCTCGCCATATGGGAGGGCGCAGCCAGCCTGGGCCTGGTGACCGAATTCACCATGAGCCGTCCGTCCCGTATTTTCGCCTGGCTCGGTGGCGCCCTCGTAGACGGGTTCTTCTGGACCAATGTGATCGTAACGGTCCGCGAGACGCTGCTCGGCCTGTTCATCGGTGCCGTGCTCGGCGTGGCATCGGGCTTTGTCCTGGCGCAATGGCGCGGCGTGTTCCGACTGCTCGAGCCGTTCATCATGGCGCTCTACAGCCTGCCGCGCGTCGCGCTTGCGCCGCTCTTTCTGGTCTGGTTCGGCATCGGCGAGGGCTCCAAGGTCGCCCTGGCGGCATCCCTCGTCTACTTCGTGCTGCTTCTCAATACCTATACCGGCATCCTCGAAATCGACCGCAATTTGATCAACGCGGTGCGGACCATGGGGGCAAGCCGGACCTTCATTGCGCGTCGCGTCCTCTTTCCCGCCTCGCTCACCTTTATTTTCGCAGGCCTGCGCATCAGCATCGGTCTGGCGCTGATCGGCACCATCGTCGGTGAGATGATCGCGGGCCAATATGGCCTCGGCCAGATGATCTCGCGCGCCGGCAACATGTTCGATACCGCCCAGGTCTTCGGCATCATCATCGTTCTGGCTGTCCTGGCTGTTCTCGCAAGCGAAGGCATGAAGCTGCTCGAGCGCTGGGTCATGCGGTGGCGCCAATCCACGGAGTCTCACTAA
- a CDS encoding beta-ketoacyl synthase N-terminal-like domain-containing protein, whose product MHPVHICGVGMTRFGKYQDRSLKDLGREAVTAALADAGVEAGALQAAYVGNSFAGIVTGQEAVRGQVVLSAMGICGLPILNVENACASGSSALHQAWVAVGAGLYDVVLVLGLEKLFHPDRAVTMRALASATDVEKLSGDGGGSVFLEESSHRLAAYMERTGATLRHVGMIAEKSHANSALNPFAQYQHAYSLDEIMAAPVSAPPLTRLMCSPIGDGAAALVVCSEAYARRIGRVGIRIGASILRSTGSPDGVGISEGGARAAYEMAGLGPDELSLVELHDTTAASELVLYEKLGLCPADGGPGMVEAGDMRIGGRIPVNTSGGLISRGHPVGATGVAQICELTQQLRGQAGPRQVNGARVGMAHNAGGTVLGEPAALCIHILVADDSEATQNLGH is encoded by the coding sequence ATGCATCCGGTTCACATCTGCGGCGTCGGCATGACGCGCTTCGGCAAATATCAGGATCGTTCGCTCAAGGATCTCGGCCGGGAGGCCGTGACGGCAGCCCTCGCCGATGCAGGCGTTGAGGCCGGGGCGCTGCAGGCGGCCTATGTCGGCAATTCCTTTGCCGGGATCGTCACCGGGCAGGAAGCCGTTCGCGGTCAGGTGGTCCTCAGCGCAATGGGGATCTGCGGCCTGCCTATTCTCAACGTCGAGAATGCCTGTGCTTCCGGCTCCTCGGCGCTACACCAGGCTTGGGTCGCCGTGGGAGCGGGCCTTTATGACGTCGTGCTCGTTCTCGGCCTTGAAAAGCTCTTCCATCCAGACAGGGCCGTGACGATGCGCGCGCTGGCCTCCGCGACCGATGTCGAAAAGCTTTCGGGGGATGGTGGCGGCAGCGTCTTCCTCGAGGAATCCAGCCACCGGCTCGCGGCCTATATGGAGCGCACCGGGGCAACGTTGCGGCATGTCGGCATGATTGCCGAAAAGAGCCATGCCAACAGCGCGCTCAATCCGTTCGCCCAATATCAGCACGCCTATAGTCTCGACGAGATCATGGCCGCCCCGGTGTCGGCGCCCCCGCTGACGCGCCTCATGTGCTCGCCCATCGGCGACGGTGCGGCTGCGCTCGTGGTCTGCTCGGAAGCCTATGCCCGCCGGATCGGACGGGTTGGCATTCGCATCGGCGCCTCCATACTTCGCTCCACCGGCAGCCCCGACGGCGTCGGCATTTCCGAAGGCGGCGCACGCGCTGCCTATGAAATGGCCGGCTTGGGACCGGATGAGCTGTCACTGGTGGAACTGCACGACACCACTGCAGCCAGCGAACTCGTGCTTTACGAAAAGCTGGGCCTGTGTCCCGCCGATGGCGGACCCGGAATGGTGGAAGCGGGCGACATGCGGATCGGCGGTCGCATACCGGTCAATACCAGTGGGGGCCTCATTTCGCGCGGTCATCCCGTCGGCGCCACCGGCGTCGCCCAGATCTGCGAACTCACCCAGCAATTGCGCGGCCAGGCCGGCCCGCGCCAAGTCAACGGAGCGCGGGTGGGCATGGCCCATAACGCAGGAGGAACAGTCCTCGGCGAGCCGGCCGCACTCTGCATCCACATACTCGTCGCGGACGACAGCGAGGCGACACAGAACCTGGGTCACTAG